A portion of the Actomonas aquatica genome contains these proteins:
- a CDS encoding TspO/MBR family protein, with protein sequence MRLRPWLALILFLLAAFLVAAIGGGATASSVREWYPTIAKPSWTPPSWVFGPAWTTLYILMSIAAWRVWCRREALEGAALTLRLHGVQLVLNALWSILFFGLRNPALALIEILLLWAVLATLQLRLFRHDRVAGALWVPYLAWVSFATALNAAIWWLN encoded by the coding sequence ATGCGCCTTCGCCCTTGGCTTGCTCTGATTCTTTTTCTCCTCGCCGCCTTCCTCGTCGCCGCAATCGGTGGCGGAGCGACCGCCAGCAGCGTGCGCGAGTGGTATCCCACGATCGCCAAACCGAGCTGGACGCCCCCGAGCTGGGTCTTCGGCCCGGCGTGGACCACTCTCTACATCCTCATGAGCATCGCGGCCTGGCGCGTGTGGTGTCGGCGCGAGGCCCTCGAAGGCGCCGCCCTCACCCTGCGCCTGCATGGCGTCCAGCTGGTGCTCAACGCCCTGTGGTCCATCCTGTTCTTCGGACTGCGCAACCCTGCCCTCGCCCTCATCGAGATCCTCCTGCTCTGGGCCGTGCTGGCCACCTTGCAACTCCGCCTCTTCCGCCACGACCGCGTCGCCGGCGCGCTCTGGGTCCCCTACCTCGCCTGGGTCAGTTTCGCCACCGCGCTCAATGCCGCGATCTGGTGGCTGAACTGA
- a CDS encoding HAD family hydrolase, which translates to MRFRTVLFDLDGTLIEHLPAIHRCYCYTLPKLGYPAPTYEQVKRAIGGGLPRAMAHFVPPERVEEALAIYRPHWDETMLEGVELMPGAEALLRALKARGVSCGVFTNKHGPSARKVCEHLGVAKLLDDVVGAGDTEWLKPEPKFAAWALERIGADAATTCLVGDSPFDVQAAARAGMGFVGVTTGTHDQAQLREAGAEVVLDGMPAILELWGLAENV; encoded by the coding sequence ATGCGTTTTCGCACGGTCCTCTTCGACTTGGATGGCACTTTGATCGAGCATCTGCCGGCCATTCACCGCTGTTATTGCTACACCCTGCCGAAGCTGGGGTATCCGGCCCCCACCTACGAGCAGGTGAAGCGGGCGATCGGGGGTGGGTTGCCGCGGGCGATGGCGCATTTTGTGCCGCCGGAGCGGGTGGAGGAAGCGCTGGCGATCTACCGGCCGCATTGGGATGAGACCATGCTGGAGGGCGTGGAACTGATGCCGGGGGCGGAGGCGTTGTTGCGGGCGCTCAAGGCCCGGGGCGTGAGCTGCGGGGTGTTCACCAACAAACACGGACCGTCGGCGCGCAAAGTGTGTGAGCATCTCGGCGTGGCGAAGCTGCTCGACGATGTGGTGGGGGCGGGCGACACGGAGTGGCTGAAGCCGGAGCCGAAGTTTGCGGCATGGGCGCTGGAGCGGATCGGCGCCGACGCGGCGACGACCTGCCTGGTGGGCGACTCGCCGTTTGACGTGCAGGCGGCGGCACGGGCCGGCATGGGATTTGTGGGCGTGACCACCGGCACGCATGATCAGGCGCAGTTGCGCGAAGCGGGCGCGGAGGTGGTGCTCGATGGCATGCCGGCGATCCTGGAGCTTTGGGGGCTGGCGGAGAACGTTTGA
- a CDS encoding response regulator, with product MPFPATVLIVDDEPHVRRFLSMLLEDTFEDATVTAVGSGQEAVASYTAQRPDLVLLDINMVGMDGLETLQALRAADPTANVVMVTSVDVRRAVETALTAGARGYILKDTPMDELAASLRSIVEALPQSSSDS from the coding sequence ATGCCGTTTCCCGCCACTGTCCTTATCGTCGACGACGAACCGCACGTTCGCCGTTTTCTCAGCATGCTCCTCGAAGACACCTTTGAGGACGCCACCGTCACCGCGGTCGGCAGTGGCCAGGAGGCCGTTGCCAGTTACACCGCGCAGCGCCCCGACCTCGTCCTGCTCGACATCAACATGGTGGGCATGGACGGACTCGAAACCTTGCAAGCGCTGCGGGCGGCCGATCCCACCGCCAACGTCGTCATGGTCACCTCGGTGGACGTGCGCCGTGCGGTGGAGACCGCGCTCACCGCCGGCGCGCGTGGTTACATTCTCAAAGACACGCCGATGGACGAACTCGCCGCGTCGCTGCGGTCCATCGTCGAGGCTCTGCCGCAATCTTCTTCCGACTCATGA
- a CDS encoding ABC transporter ATP-binding protein → MSSPDPTSASAPVIVADDLAIGYDGVAIMEQLNFAIASGEIFFVIGGSGCGKSTLLRHLIGLLPPIRGDVQIFGESFIKTTLERRRELLKSFGVLYQGSALWSSLTLAENIMLPLEEYTTLSKRDRLQIARLKLAQVGLTGYDDYYPSEISGGMKKRAGLARALALDPDIVFFDEPSAGLDPITSRELDELILRIRDNHGTTCVIVSHELASIFAIADRVILLDKQARTIIAEGPPKDLAKNSTDPRVQTFLHRGDRPS, encoded by the coding sequence GTGAGTTCGCCCGATCCCACTTCTGCTTCCGCCCCCGTGATCGTCGCCGACGATCTCGCCATCGGCTACGACGGCGTCGCCATCATGGAGCAACTCAACTTCGCCATCGCGTCCGGCGAGATCTTCTTCGTCATCGGCGGCTCCGGCTGCGGCAAATCTACCCTCCTGCGCCACCTCATCGGCCTGCTCCCGCCCATTCGCGGCGACGTGCAGATCTTCGGCGAGTCCTTCATCAAAACCACCCTCGAGCGCCGCCGCGAACTGCTCAAATCCTTCGGCGTGCTCTACCAGGGCAGCGCCCTCTGGTCGTCCCTCACGCTCGCCGAGAACATCATGCTGCCGCTGGAGGAATACACCACGCTCTCCAAACGCGACCGCCTCCAGATCGCCCGCCTCAAACTCGCTCAGGTCGGCCTCACCGGCTACGACGACTACTATCCCAGCGAAATCTCTGGCGGCATGAAGAAACGCGCCGGCCTCGCCCGCGCTCTCGCCCTCGATCCCGACATCGTCTTCTTCGACGAGCCCTCCGCCGGCCTCGATCCCATCACCTCGCGCGAACTCGATGAACTCATCCTCCGCATCCGCGACAACCACGGCACCACCTGCGTGATCGTTTCCCACGAGCTCGCTTCCATCTTCGCCATCGCCGACCGCGTCATCCTCCTCGACAAGCAGGCCCGCACCATCATCGCCGAAGGCCCGCCCAAAGACCTCGCGAAAAACAGCACCGACCCGCGCGTCCAAACCTTCCTCCACCGCGGCGATCGGCCTTCCTGA
- a CDS encoding MlaD family protein, protein MKTKVSPTVVGFFVLGAMLIGMIGLFSFGSLNFLRKPQRFVVYFDESVSGLDEGSPVKLRGVRVGRVTQVNLTYDEQNHNSVVAVLCELNRAVMKDTSGELIDVTDRAEIEKLIDGGLRAQLGVIGLATGLLYVELDFRNPAEYPADARDRVPVDYAVVPAVPSAISEFQATFSEILASVKDIDFKAMAEELHGLLADSRRQINAIDVATLSSELTATAKSVRALAENPKIPTIVDNLDGALADLRATLQRVESNIDPTAAELAETLQQARKSLAALDEVTGTANQFIAAQSGLGAEAAVALRQLGEASRAIARLADFLERNPNALLTGRQPQP, encoded by the coding sequence ATGAAGACCAAGGTCAGCCCCACCGTTGTCGGTTTTTTTGTGCTCGGGGCCATGCTTATCGGCATGATCGGGCTCTTCTCCTTCGGCAGCCTCAACTTCCTGCGCAAACCGCAGCGTTTCGTCGTCTATTTCGATGAATCCGTCTCCGGTCTCGACGAGGGCTCCCCCGTCAAATTGCGCGGCGTGCGCGTCGGTCGAGTCACTCAGGTCAACCTCACCTACGACGAGCAAAACCATAACTCCGTCGTCGCCGTGCTCTGCGAACTCAACCGCGCCGTCATGAAGGACACCAGCGGCGAACTCATCGACGTCACCGACCGCGCCGAGATCGAGAAACTCATCGACGGCGGCCTGCGCGCCCAACTCGGCGTCATCGGGCTCGCCACCGGCCTGCTCTACGTCGAACTCGATTTCCGCAACCCCGCCGAATACCCCGCCGACGCCCGCGACCGCGTGCCGGTCGACTACGCCGTCGTGCCTGCCGTGCCCTCCGCCATCTCCGAGTTTCAGGCCACCTTCTCCGAGATCCTCGCCAGCGTGAAGGACATCGACTTCAAAGCCATGGCCGAGGAACTCCACGGCCTGCTCGCCGACAGTCGCCGCCAGATCAACGCCATCGACGTCGCCACCCTCAGCAGCGAACTCACCGCCACCGCCAAGTCGGTGCGCGCCCTCGCCGAGAACCCCAAGATCCCGACCATCGTTGACAACCTCGACGGTGCGCTCGCCGACCTGCGCGCCACCCTCCAACGCGTCGAATCCAACATCGACCCCACCGCCGCCGAACTCGCCGAAACGCTCCAACAGGCCCGCAAGTCGCTCGCCGCCCTCGACGAGGTGACCGGCACCGCCAACCAGTTCATCGCCGCCCAATCCGGCCTCGGCGCCGAAGCCGCCGTCGCCCTGCGTCAACTCGGCGAAGCCTCCCGCGCCATCGCCCGTCTCGCCGACTTCCTCGAGCGCAACCCCAACGCCCTCCTCACCGGCCGCCAACCCCAGCCGTAA
- a CDS encoding GspE/PulE family protein yields the protein MPKIEPEFLVAIRDLRTFSRNIDLQALALTVDDPLQLIEQLIRSGNVNKTEICRLWAGQVNHSYVDPFTTIVTPEALAAIPAEIATKANALPLYVLNGVLTVAMAHPEDAALVRRLGMVAQMEVSPAFAPPSEIADLVRIHYATEESLAEACQLAEAQELLKDDVEFSAGGAQLKAIAENEQIIEFVNALIYFAINKDASDIHIEPQETEVTVRYRIDGSLRPLLTIPRALHPAVTIRLKVMADCDITESRMPADGRFSIPVGASSADFRFSSIPSQYGEKSVIRLLGNTSLRTMLSLDKMMISQSILQPYRRVMKSPSGIIFVTGPTGSGKTTTLYATLAELNQPDVNISTIEDPIELKLESINQTQVNHTIDLSFARMLRALLRQDPDILLVGEIRDLETAKIATEAALTGHLVLTTLHVKSAPEVFVRLQEMGVDNYLIAPSVLAVAGQRLVPRICERCKESYEPEEAVLRRYFDDEELPEKVLFHRGRGCPHCDHTGFKGRVAFHELLVVNRELRGLIANRANLEDITQAARKVGYRPLRYDGLKKVLLGLTTIEEVEAATPLEYVS from the coding sequence ATGCCCAAGATTGAGCCCGAATTCCTGGTCGCCATCCGCGACTTGCGCACCTTTTCGCGCAACATCGATCTGCAGGCGCTCGCGCTCACGGTCGACGATCCGCTGCAGCTCATCGAGCAGCTCATCCGCTCGGGCAATGTGAACAAGACCGAGATCTGCCGCCTCTGGGCCGGGCAGGTGAATCACTCCTACGTCGACCCGTTCACCACCATCGTCACCCCCGAGGCGCTGGCCGCCATCCCGGCGGAGATCGCGACCAAAGCCAACGCCCTGCCGCTCTACGTGCTCAACGGCGTGCTCACTGTCGCCATGGCTCACCCCGAGGATGCCGCGCTGGTGCGCCGCCTCGGAATGGTGGCGCAGATGGAAGTGAGTCCGGCCTTTGCGCCGCCGAGTGAGATCGCCGATCTCGTGCGCATCCATTACGCCACGGAGGAGTCCCTCGCCGAGGCCTGCCAACTGGCCGAAGCCCAGGAGCTGCTCAAAGACGACGTGGAGTTCTCCGCCGGTGGGGCGCAACTCAAAGCGATCGCCGAGAACGAGCAGATCATCGAGTTCGTCAACGCGCTCATCTACTTCGCGATCAACAAGGACGCGTCCGACATCCACATCGAGCCACAGGAGACCGAAGTCACCGTGCGCTACCGCATCGACGGTTCGCTGCGTCCTTTGCTGACGATTCCGCGGGCGCTGCATCCGGCGGTGACGATCCGCCTCAAGGTCATGGCGGATTGCGACATCACCGAGTCGCGCATGCCGGCGGATGGTCGCTTCTCGATTCCGGTGGGGGCCAGCAGCGCGGACTTCCGTTTCTCGTCCATCCCGTCGCAATACGGCGAAAAGTCCGTCATCCGCCTCCTCGGCAACACGAGCCTGCGCACCATGCTCTCGCTCGATAAGATGATGATCTCGCAGTCGATTCTGCAGCCTTACCGCCGCGTGATGAAGAGTCCGTCCGGCATCATCTTCGTCACCGGTCCAACCGGCTCAGGCAAGACGACCACGCTCTACGCGACGCTGGCGGAGCTCAACCAGCCCGACGTCAACATCTCGACCATCGAGGATCCGATCGAGCTCAAGCTCGAGAGTATCAACCAGACCCAGGTCAACCACACCATCGACCTGTCGTTTGCCCGCATGCTGCGCGCGCTCCTGCGTCAGGATCCGGACATCCTGCTGGTCGGTGAAATCCGCGATCTCGAGACGGCCAAGATCGCCACCGAAGCGGCGCTCACCGGTCACTTGGTGCTCACCACGTTGCACGTGAAGAGCGCACCCGAGGTGTTTGTGCGCCTGCAGGAAATGGGCGTGGACAACTACCTCATCGCACCGTCGGTGCTGGCGGTGGCGGGGCAGCGATTGGTGCCGCGCATCTGTGAGCGTTGCAAAGAATCCTACGAGCCCGAGGAGGCGGTGTTGCGCCGCTACTTCGATGATGAGGAGCTGCCCGAAAAGGTGCTCTTCCATCGCGGTCGCGGTTGCCCGCATTGCGACCATACCGGCTTCAAGGGCCGCGTCGCATTTCACGAGCTACTGGTCGTCAACCGCGAGTTGCGCGGCCTCATCGCCAATCGCGCGAACCTCGAGGATATCACGCAAGCCGCGCGCAAAGTCGGCTACCGGCCGCTGCGCTACGACGGACTAAAGAAAGTGCTGCTCGGCCTCACCACCATCGAAGAGGTCGAAGCCGCCACGCCGCTGGAATACGTGTCCTGA
- a CDS encoding MlaE family ABC transporter permease produces MSAPTADAPPATAELSATDSGLCVKLAGDWRVTRSTPDWDKLSRNTPPARIDFEFSQLGYWDSSLVLFLDDVCNWCRTHGTYCNVKPLPAALRDLASQLEDKTVHPLPANRSPDFLTLVGNATLDLWEKTKQYSNFVGQCVISGVYLAKHPQKFRWRDATSEMQRCGAMALPITGLIAFLVGVILAYSGAIILRPFGGDIWVADLVGVTMTREMGAMMTAIVIAGRTGASFAAEIGNMRANEEVDALVTLGIRPVDFLVIPRIVALGVMMPLLAIYANALGILGGAIIAWGLLDIPPPAYWVELLTIVDTSDLMTGLIKAATFGLIIGMAGCLRGLQAERSASGVGQATTSAVVTAITLIITFDAIYAVIFNILGW; encoded by the coding sequence ATGTCCGCACCGACCGCAGATGCACCGCCCGCCACCGCCGAGCTCTCCGCGACCGATTCCGGTCTGTGCGTGAAGCTCGCCGGCGATTGGCGCGTCACCCGGTCGACCCCCGATTGGGACAAACTCTCCCGCAACACCCCGCCCGCCCGTATCGACTTTGAGTTTTCCCAACTCGGCTACTGGGACAGCTCGCTCGTGCTCTTCCTCGACGATGTCTGCAACTGGTGCCGCACCCACGGCACCTATTGCAACGTGAAGCCGCTCCCGGCCGCCCTGCGCGACCTCGCCAGCCAGCTCGAGGACAAGACCGTCCACCCGCTGCCCGCCAACCGCTCGCCCGACTTCCTCACCCTCGTCGGCAACGCCACCCTCGATCTCTGGGAGAAGACCAAACAATACTCCAACTTCGTCGGCCAGTGCGTCATCAGCGGCGTCTACCTCGCCAAACACCCGCAGAAGTTCCGCTGGCGTGACGCCACCTCCGAGATGCAGCGCTGTGGCGCCATGGCCCTGCCCATCACCGGCCTCATCGCCTTCCTCGTCGGCGTCATCCTCGCCTACTCCGGGGCCATCATCCTGCGCCCCTTCGGCGGCGACATCTGGGTGGCCGACCTCGTCGGCGTCACCATGACCCGCGAGATGGGCGCCATGATGACCGCCATCGTCATCGCCGGCCGCACCGGCGCGTCCTTCGCCGCCGAGATCGGCAACATGCGCGCCAACGAAGAAGTCGACGCCCTCGTCACCCTCGGCATCCGCCCGGTCGATTTTCTGGTCATCCCCCGCATCGTCGCCCTCGGCGTGATGATGCCGTTGCTCGCCATCTACGCCAACGCCCTCGGCATCCTCGGCGGCGCCATCATCGCCTGGGGCCTGCTCGACATCCCGCCCCCCGCCTACTGGGTCGAGCTGCTCACCATCGTCGACACCTCCGACCTCATGACCGGCCTCATCAAGGCCGCCACCTTCGGCCTCATCATCGGTATGGCTGGCTGTCTGCGCGGTCTCCAAGCCGAACGCTCCGCCTCCGGGGTCGGCCAAGCCACCACCTCCGCCGTGGTCACCGCCATCACCCTCATCATCACCTTCGACGCCATCTACGCCGTCATCTTCAACATCCTCGGCTGGTGA
- a CDS encoding fumarylacetoacetate hydrolase family protein, whose amino-acid sequence MRYIRHLTPTGPAWATLTVDGATRAVQGDLFGQHHVTETPVVPTKILAPIAPTNILGIGLNYRKHAEEGGKAVPQRPMWFMKTTGSLQHPGDPIRLPADSTKVDYEGELAIVLGRDTLNATPANAIDHVLGYTIAIDVSARDWQFELGGGQFNHGKSFDTFCPLGPMLVTPDELTNPDALRLVTRVNGEVRQDSTTADMVFDVRTLISFLSTDRTLPAGTVILTGTPSGVGYARKPPTFLQAGDTIEVEIEGIGTLSNSVAS is encoded by the coding sequence ATGCGCTACATCCGCCACCTCACACCCACCGGCCCGGCCTGGGCCACTCTCACTGTCGATGGTGCCACCCGCGCCGTGCAAGGCGACCTCTTCGGCCAACACCACGTCACCGAGACGCCCGTCGTCCCGACCAAGATCCTCGCCCCCATCGCGCCCACCAACATCCTCGGCATCGGTCTCAACTACCGCAAACACGCCGAGGAGGGCGGCAAAGCCGTGCCACAGCGCCCCATGTGGTTCATGAAGACCACCGGCAGCCTCCAGCACCCCGGCGACCCGATCCGCCTCCCCGCCGATTCCACCAAGGTCGATTACGAGGGTGAACTCGCCATCGTGCTCGGTCGCGACACGCTCAACGCCACGCCCGCCAACGCCATCGACCACGTGCTCGGCTACACCATCGCCATCGATGTGTCGGCGCGCGACTGGCAGTTTGAACTCGGCGGCGGCCAGTTCAACCACGGCAAGAGCTTCGATACCTTCTGCCCGCTCGGCCCCATGCTCGTCACCCCCGACGAACTCACTAACCCCGACGCCCTGCGCCTCGTCACCCGCGTCAACGGCGAGGTCCGCCAGGACTCCACCACCGCCGACATGGTGTTCGACGTGCGCACCCTCATCAGCTTCCTCAGCACCGACCGCACCCTGCCCGCCGGCACCGTCATCCTCACCGGCACACCCTCCGGCGTCGGCTACGCCCGCAAGCCCCCGACCTTCCTCCAAGCCGGCGACACCATCGAGGTCGAGATCGAGGGCATCGGCACCCTGTCCAACTCAGTCGCGAGCTGA
- the eutC gene encoding ethanolamine ammonia-lyase subunit EutC, protein MADLPAKTSSTWAALRRHTTARIGLGRSGGSLPHRALLDFRGAHARARDAVHSTFDAAQLAADLRHAGLDSLTLASAATDRATYLRRPDLGRQLDPVSATQLRERVAARPDLVIIVSDGLSATAAHRQAVATVAPLHAALSAAGWTLAPILLVPFARVKLQDEIGHLLQARLSLMLLGERPGLGAPDSLGAYFTHAPHPRCTDADRNCLSNIRPAGLPPTQAARKLAALLQASREAGLSGVRLKDTSQPDALESAE, encoded by the coding sequence ATGGCTGACCTCCCCGCCAAGACCTCATCGACTTGGGCCGCCCTCCGGCGCCACACCACCGCGCGCATCGGGCTCGGTCGCAGCGGCGGCAGTCTGCCGCACCGTGCCCTGCTCGACTTTCGCGGCGCCCACGCCCGCGCCCGCGACGCCGTGCACAGCACCTTCGACGCCGCCCAACTGGCCGCCGACCTGCGCCACGCCGGCCTCGACTCCCTCACCCTCGCGTCGGCCGCCACTGATCGCGCCACGTATCTGCGCCGACCCGACCTCGGCCGCCAACTGGACCCGGTATCCGCTACTCAACTACGCGAGCGCGTCGCCGCCCGTCCCGACCTCGTCATCATCGTCTCCGACGGCCTCTCCGCCACCGCCGCTCACCGGCAGGCCGTTGCGACCGTGGCGCCGCTGCACGCCGCACTCAGCGCCGCGGGCTGGACGCTCGCCCCCATCCTGCTGGTGCCGTTTGCGCGCGTGAAGCTACAGGACGAGATCGGTCATCTACTGCAGGCCCGCCTGAGCCTCATGCTGCTGGGCGAACGTCCCGGTCTCGGCGCGCCCGACAGCCTCGGCGCCTACTTCACCCACGCGCCGCATCCGCGCTGCACCGATGCCGATCGCAACTGCTTGTCCAACATCCGCCCGGCCGGTCTGCCGCCGACTCAGGCCGCCCGCAAACTCGCCGCCCTGCTGCAGGCCTCGCGCGAAGCCGGGTTGAGTGGAGTCCGCCTGAAGGACACCTCTCAACCCGACGCGCTGGAATCCGCCGAATAG
- a CDS encoding ethanolamine ammonia-lyase subunit EutB, producing MSAWSCTLGGRHYGFATLAELLAKATPLRSGDELAGIAATSAAERVAAQHCLADVPLARFLTDPLIPYEADEVTRLILDTHDADAFASVADLSVGQFRDWLLRYETDTTTLTALAPGLTPEMVAAVTKLMGNQDLVLVAAKCEVVTAFRNTLGRRGTFATRLQPNHPTDDPHGVAASVVDGLLLGAGDACIGINPATDNVAATTTLLHLLDDLIQRHAIPSQSCVLAHVTTTLDAIRQGAPVDLVFQSIAGTEAANRAFGIDLALLAEAHDAALSLQRGTVGHNVMYFETGQGSALSADAHHGLDQHTCEVRAYAVARHFSPLLVNTVVGFIGPEYLYDGKQITRAGLEDHCGGKLLGLPMGVDVCYTNHAEADQDDMDTLLTLLGVAGCNYIMGVPGADDVMLGYQSTSYHDAHYIRQVLNRRPAPEFATWLEQQHILTPNNRLQSVAPDHPLLNG from the coding sequence ATGAGCGCCTGGTCCTGCACCCTCGGCGGCCGCCACTACGGCTTCGCGACCTTGGCTGAATTGTTGGCCAAGGCGACCCCGCTGCGCTCGGGCGACGAACTGGCCGGAATCGCCGCCACCTCCGCCGCCGAGCGCGTCGCTGCCCAACACTGCCTCGCCGACGTCCCGCTCGCCCGCTTCCTCACCGATCCGCTCATTCCCTACGAAGCCGACGAGGTCACCCGCCTCATTCTCGATACGCACGACGCCGACGCCTTTGCGTCCGTCGCCGATCTGTCCGTCGGGCAGTTCCGCGATTGGCTCCTGCGCTACGAGACCGATACGACCACCCTCACCGCCCTCGCCCCCGGCCTCACGCCCGAGATGGTCGCCGCAGTGACCAAACTCATGGGCAACCAGGACCTCGTGCTGGTTGCCGCCAAATGCGAGGTCGTCACCGCCTTTCGCAATACCCTCGGCCGTCGCGGCACCTTCGCCACCCGCCTCCAGCCCAACCATCCCACCGACGATCCCCACGGCGTCGCGGCCTCCGTCGTCGACGGCCTGCTCCTCGGCGCCGGCGACGCCTGCATCGGCATCAACCCCGCCACCGACAACGTCGCCGCCACCACCACGCTGCTGCACCTGCTCGACGACCTCATCCAGCGCCACGCCATCCCCTCCCAGTCCTGCGTGCTGGCCCACGTGACCACCACGCTCGACGCCATCCGCCAAGGCGCCCCCGTCGATCTCGTCTTCCAATCCATCGCCGGCACCGAGGCCGCCAACCGCGCCTTCGGCATCGACCTCGCCCTGCTCGCCGAAGCCCACGACGCCGCCCTCTCCCTGCAACGCGGCACCGTCGGTCACAACGTGATGTATTTTGAAACCGGTCAGGGATCCGCGCTCTCCGCCGACGCCCATCACGGGCTCGATCAACACACCTGCGAGGTCCGCGCCTACGCCGTCGCCCGCCACTTTTCGCCACTGCTGGTCAACACCGTCGTAGGCTTCATCGGCCCCGAATACCTCTACGACGGCAAACAGATCACCCGCGCCGGCCTCGAGGACCACTGCGGCGGCAAACTGCTCGGCCTGCCCATGGGCGTCGACGTCTGCTACACCAATCACGCCGAGGCCGATCAGGACGACATGGACACCCTGCTCACCCTGCTCGGGGTCGCCGGCTGCAACTACATCATGGGCGTGCCCGGCGCCGATGACGTCATGCTCGGCTACCAGTCCACGTCGTATCACGATGCCCACTACATCCGCCAGGTGCTCAACCGCCGACCCGCGCCTGAGTTCGCCACCTGGCTGGAACAGCAACACATCCTGACGCCCAACAATCGCCTGCAATCCGTCGCCCCCGACCACCCCTTGCTGAATGGCTGA
- a CDS encoding PqiC family protein: MTRRPSILPLLLGAVLLLTGCQILPEAQPDPTRFFRLDEPAPSTTAPASDAAVLGLLPIEVPAYLLDARAMAVLDADLQVSYRDFDRWAEPLDEGMSRVLRGALANAPQIQRVLIPPFPLQPERDYDLQIRIVEAAPLRSGSLRFVLRYDLASPDGAKYHSGEYTASGIAWDGTPADLARGLSTALQQAGAAIAAELE; the protein is encoded by the coding sequence ATGACCCGACGCCCTTCAATTCTCCCGCTCCTTCTCGGTGCCGTCCTGCTCCTCACCGGCTGCCAAATCCTGCCCGAAGCGCAACCCGACCCCACCCGCTTCTTCCGCCTCGACGAGCCCGCCCCCTCCACCACCGCACCCGCCAGCGATGCCGCCGTGCTCGGTCTGCTGCCCATCGAGGTGCCCGCCTACTTGCTCGACGCCCGCGCCATGGCCGTGCTCGACGCCGACCTCCAGGTTTCCTACCGCGACTTCGACCGCTGGGCCGAACCGCTCGACGAGGGCATGAGCCGCGTCCTGCGGGGCGCCCTCGCCAATGCTCCGCAGATCCAGCGCGTGCTCATCCCCCCCTTCCCGCTCCAACCCGAGCGCGACTACGACCTGCAGATCCGCATCGTCGAAGCCGCCCCGCTGCGCAGCGGCAGCCTGCGCTTTGTGCTCCGCTACGACCTCGCGTCGCCCGATGGCGCCAAGTATCACTCCGGCGAATACACTGCCAGCGGCATCGCCTGGGACGGCACCCCCGCCGACCTCGCCCGCGGCCTGAGCACCGCGCTCCAGCAAGCCGGTGCCGCCATCGCGGCTGAGCTCGAGTGA